A section of the Qingrenia yutianensis genome encodes:
- a CDS encoding cell wall metabolism sensor histidine kinase WalK, whose translation MRKNAHTDGIKIKSSISYKIVAMFVVLTISVIIVIGTFMINRIDAFYHDEFKTLMKNVYNEEFCRQLAEKSGGENGVNQLTESVDAYSGQMGIDSFRNYYILDIKTGKALYGSNPELAKTLEITPNIISAMSGKTGDSTETNASYMDFAVPVGNYIVYIKDSKVEIDSVVRNILNIIFLSLSLGMFLSVVFGILLSRTIISPISSLTRKAQKITSGDFEFTIDVKSSDEIGLLTETFNDMAVELNDTLKQIQSEKDKVETILKHMADGVMAFDSSGKIIHINPAAKKLMRIHKIENMTFDDVFSDTEPKISQALISADMSTKERTIKRANVEIKLYFAKFRTKEKTGGIVVVLQDITEQQRLDNSRREFVANVSHELRTPLTTIKGYAETLLYSAEENDFDKDNFISFLNVINNESDRMTRLVKDLLVLSRLDYGKKGLKKEKFDLSALVESVVAKQEINAKSAHLTLTYEPLSALLPFEGDRDAMEQVLVNIISNAIKYTGSDGKIYVASGKMYDSVYIKIKDNGIGIPKEDLPHIFERFYRVDKARSREKGGTGLGLAISHDIIAAHGGSIKINSIYGAGTEVVIILPTGKSSKKTRK comes from the coding sequence ATGAGAAAAAACGCGCACACGGACGGGATTAAAATAAAAAGCAGTATCAGCTACAAAATTGTGGCTATGTTTGTTGTGCTCACAATTTCGGTTATTATCGTCATAGGAACGTTTATGATTAACCGGATTGACGCTTTTTATCACGACGAATTTAAAACGCTGATGAAAAACGTATACAATGAAGAATTTTGCCGTCAGCTTGCCGAAAAATCCGGCGGCGAGAACGGTGTAAACCAGCTTACCGAAAGCGTTGACGCATATTCGGGGCAGATGGGAATAGACTCTTTCAGAAACTACTACATACTTGACATCAAAACGGGAAAGGCGCTTTACGGGAGCAATCCCGAGCTTGCGAAAACCCTTGAAATCACGCCGAATATTATATCGGCAATGAGCGGAAAAACGGGCGACAGCACCGAAACAAACGCAAGCTATATGGATTTTGCCGTGCCGGTGGGAAACTACATTGTTTACATAAAAGACTCAAAGGTTGAAATCGACTCGGTGGTGCGCAACATTTTAAATATCATTTTCCTGTCGCTTTCGCTCGGAATGTTTCTTTCGGTGGTATTCGGAATACTTTTGTCGCGCACAATTATTTCTCCTATCTCGTCGCTTACGCGCAAGGCGCAGAAAATCACGTCGGGCGATTTTGAATTTACAATCGACGTAAAATCGAGCGACGAAATCGGACTTTTGACCGAAACGTTCAACGATATGGCGGTGGAATTAAACGACACGCTCAAACAAATTCAGAGCGAAAAAGACAAGGTTGAAACCATTTTGAAGCATATGGCGGACGGCGTTATGGCGTTTGACTCGTCGGGAAAAATAATCCACATAAATCCCGCGGCAAAAAAGCTTATGCGTATTCACAAAATAGAAAATATGACATTTGACGATGTTTTTTCGGACACCGAACCGAAAATTTCACAGGCGCTTATTTCTGCGGATATGTCCACAAAAGAGCGCACTATCAAGCGCGCAAACGTTGAAATAAAGCTTTATTTCGCGAAATTCCGCACAAAAGAAAAAACAGGCGGTATTGTGGTGGTTTTGCAGGACATCACCGAACAGCAGCGCCTTGACAACTCGCGCCGTGAGTTTGTGGCAAACGTGTCGCACGAACTGCGCACTCCGCTCACAACCATAAAAGGATACGCGGAAACGCTTCTTTATTCGGCAGAGGAAAACGATTTTGACAAGGACAACTTCATAAGCTTTTTAAACGTTATAAATAACGAATCGGACAGAATGACGCGCCTTGTAAAAGATTTGCTTGTTCTCTCGCGCCTCGACTACGGCAAAAAAGGTCTTAAAAAAGAAAAATTCGACCTTTCCGCGCTGGTGGAAAGCGTTGTTGCAAAACAGGAAATCAACGCAAAATCTGCGCATCTTACACTTACTTACGAGCCTCTCTCGGCTCTTCTTCCGTTTGAAGGCGACCGCGACGCTATGGAACAGGTTTTGGTCAACATCATCAGCAACGCGATTAAATACACAGGCTCGGACGGCAAAATTTACGTTGCGTCGGGCAAGATGTACGACAGTGTTTACATAAAAATAAAGGACAACGGAATTGGCATACCGAAAGAGGATTTACCTCATATTTTCGAGCGTTTCTACCGCGTCGACAAGGCGCGCTCGCGCGAAAAGGGCGGAACGGGACTCGGACTTGCAATTTCACACGATATTATTGCGGCGCACGGCGGAAGCATTAAAATAAACAGCATTTACGGCGCAGGAACCGAGGTTGTAATAATTCTTCCGACGGGAAAAAGCAGTAAAAAAACCCGAAAATAA